The following are encoded together in the Puniceicoccaceae bacterium genome:
- a CDS encoding DUF1080 domain-containing protein, producing MKNPVFRLLISVFMLSLPVLPVQASQTLEGWPDSWSTQWLTHVDGDDAIQPFMVSEGTLIIRGEPYGYIRTREVYHHYQLEFEWRWVRETGNSGVLMHMNGPDQVWPLCIEVQLRAGNAGDIVMINTGSGVTVRGESYLVNGDARFASATKTIPEIEKPAGEWNHCKIVNAGTTLEVWINGEKVNSASSMTLSSGFVGFQSEGTPLAIRKLSLVPLQP from the coding sequence ATGAAAAATCCAGTATTCAGATTGCTAATCTCCGTGTTCATGCTCTCCCTCCCCGTGCTTCCGGTCCAGGCATCCCAAACCCTGGAAGGATGGCCAGACAGCTGGAGTACCCAGTGGCTGACCCATGTCGATGGTGATGATGCGATTCAGCCCTTCATGGTCAGTGAAGGCACACTCATCATCAGGGGCGAACCGTACGGGTACATTCGCACTCGGGAAGTGTATCACCACTATCAGCTTGAGTTCGAATGGCGCTGGGTCAGGGAAACCGGAAACAGCGGTGTATTGATGCACATGAACGGACCGGATCAGGTTTGGCCTCTCTGCATCGAAGTGCAGCTTCGCGCCGGAAATGCCGGAGACATTGTCATGATCAACACAGGATCGGGAGTCACGGTGCGGGGTGAGTCCTACCTCGTCAACGGAGATGCACGCTTCGCCAGTGCCACCAAAACCATTCCCGAAATCGAAAAACCAGCCGGGGAGTGGAACCATTGCAAAATCGTCAACGCAGGCACCACGCTCGAGGTCTGGATCAATGGTGAAAAAGTAAACTCGGCCTCGTCCATGACGCTCAGCTCAGGTTTTGTCGGATTTCAATCCGAAGGAACACCCCTTGCCATTCGAAAGCTAAGTCTGGTTCCTCTGCAACCCTGA
- a CDS encoding CorA family divalent cation transporter yields the protein MNSPQILPDATASTPDPATFAPGSEGLVFAWEIHGNGSGRELNWKAVREGWNQKGLIWLHLHFEHPTANRWLREKSGIEESLLPYLLSDDSRPGAVVHENRLILIMRGINANRGAEPEDLITLRLYLAPDQIISLRRRRVQTMQATHQDLLEGHGVRNASQFLIEVIARIVERIGDHVETLEERLSQLEQQLLNNEIDGLGAGLQELQSDLIDLRRYLHPQRIMFGKLLDVELDWLDDGTYNRIRTQVEFHTRHVEDIDYCWQRTQVIKEDLNTRQSEQLNQKLYLLAVVSCVFLPLTLITGLLGVNLAGIPMAEHPASFSVLTATMLGIAAIILVYFKRKRWF from the coding sequence ATGAATTCACCCCAAATCCTCCCTGACGCAACAGCATCCACGCCCGATCCAGCAACCTTTGCTCCGGGTAGCGAGGGACTCGTCTTTGCGTGGGAAATCCATGGAAACGGATCGGGGCGTGAACTCAACTGGAAGGCCGTGCGCGAGGGGTGGAATCAAAAAGGACTGATCTGGCTTCACCTGCATTTCGAGCACCCAACGGCGAACCGGTGGCTGCGTGAAAAAAGTGGTATCGAAGAGTCCTTGCTGCCATACCTGCTTTCCGATGATTCCCGTCCTGGCGCAGTGGTACACGAAAACCGCCTCATCCTCATCATGCGTGGCATCAACGCAAACCGCGGTGCGGAACCGGAAGATCTCATTACGCTTCGCCTCTACCTTGCCCCGGATCAGATCATCAGCCTGCGCCGCCGGAGAGTGCAGACGATGCAGGCGACTCACCAGGATCTGCTTGAAGGGCATGGAGTGCGCAACGCCAGTCAATTCCTCATTGAAGTGATTGCCAGGATCGTCGAACGCATCGGCGATCATGTGGAAACGCTCGAAGAAAGACTCTCCCAACTCGAACAACAGCTGCTCAACAACGAAATCGACGGCCTGGGGGCTGGGCTACAGGAGCTTCAGTCCGACTTGATTGACTTGCGGCGCTACCTGCATCCGCAACGCATCATGTTTGGCAAACTGCTCGATGTTGAACTCGATTGGCTCGACGACGGAACCTACAATCGCATCCGCACACAAGTTGAGTTTCACACCCGGCACGTCGAGGACATTGACTACTGCTGGCAACGCACACAGGTGATCAAGGAAGACCTCAATACCCGGCAAAGCGAGCAGCTCAACCAAAAACTCTACCTGCTTGCAGTGGTATCCTGCGTCTTCCTTCCTCTGACCCTGATCACCGGATTGCTCGGGGTCAATCTCGCGGGTATACCCATGGCAGAACACCCAGCCTCGTTCAGCGTGCTCACGGCGACAATGCTAGGAATCGCTGCGATCATCCTTGTCTATTTCAAACGAAAACGCTGGTTTTAA